A section of the Phycisphaerales bacterium genome encodes:
- a CDS encoding peptide chain release factor-like protein → MNFAMIDPPHPASLPEKKFLEQCDLQTGRGHGPGGQHRNKVETAVSITHRPTALVANAQERRSQYENRKEAIRRLRQALARKVRTNVKPHHYRPSSLWEKRRTGRAVPVNAKHVDYPALLAESLDLINACHFDVAQAAGQLGVSMSQLAKLIKNDRHAMVLVNEGRTQRGLRALK, encoded by the coding sequence ATGAATTTTGCGATGATTGATCCTCCGCATCCTGCCTCATTGCCAGAGAAAAAATTCCTGGAGCAATGCGATCTACAAACAGGACGTGGACATGGCCCTGGTGGACAACATCGAAACAAAGTTGAAACGGCAGTAAGCATCACCCATCGCCCAACGGCACTGGTTGCAAATGCTCAAGAACGGCGGAGCCAATATGAAAATCGAAAAGAAGCAATCCGGCGACTTCGGCAAGCGCTTGCCCGCAAAGTACGAACAAATGTGAAACCACATCATTACCGCCCATCATCACTCTGGGAAAAACGCCGCACCGGACGAGCTGTACCCGTCAATGCCAAGCACGTGGATTATCCCGCGCTGCTCGCAGAGAGCCTTGATCTCATCAATGCATGTCATTTCGATGTCGCCCAGGCAGCTGGACAGCTCGGTGTGAGCATGTCACAACTCGCAAAATTGATAAAAAACGATCGCCATGCCATGGTGCTGGTCAATGAAGGTCGTACCCAGCGTGGGCTACGCGCCTTGAAATAA
- a CDS encoding serine/threonine-protein kinase: MDKSPHSDHRPDSPDGLDINDAPTLGSEDVTIDGPASPPPAQPPDIQSQPDSKPEEDDLWQDEHVSDAEAQRLPPGAPRRIGHYRILRVIGAGGMGAVYLAMQDNPRRAVALKIIKAGVTSPDALRRFLWESQILGRLRHTGIAQIYEAGQHDDGTGSVPYFAMEFVAGAQPLTSYADKEDLSINDRVTLFMKACDAIHYGHQKGIIHRDLKPGNILVDNAGDLKIIDFGVARSTDADIATTTMQTNVGQLVGTVQYMSPEQCDANPDDIDVRSDVYGLAVVLYQLLTGEHPYKLQGVPIFEATRIICEEPPIRPTQFAETLPRDLETIVLKAMEKDRNRRYQSALELEQDLTRYLDREPITARPQSTLYKFRLFTRRNKVIVASAAAILLVLIAGIVISVSFAVSEAEQRKTAEASLKRSNSIQQFLGNSLKAGDPDRAGTTEISAQNLIDDMAVRAGDTFRDDPQTLAELRDLIGDGYLALGKYNLAQPQYEDAVRIREQEIGDEGLAIAGSWRRLAETTRAMGHADQALVIHERALKRASELINQSEETNDIKLLSEALLARGDILQQISYCYRTLGSFDAALEAAQESTMDFETLESLPGDPIAQMSPSRQDDLREFTINAAVESAISLRKLRRSEEAIAQYKNAYAKHGALFPDRPYPGKAIILQSWALALRDLKQFDAARGKLDEVIDIYLKAGLGGQPAPRLGSARSTLSSILWGHAQSLESQTPEMIQQRNQLVQDAVQQEQEALSIRMAVYGTESPNHRLIETCHRKLAMFYEDQQMWEDALREMTKMRDIYAATISPEDTNYWYKAWAESRMGEVLLELEQYEQAEPLLLGSYTVLKATTDVDQEEIDRALRRIIDMYERRGNETSAAHYQRMLNTTN, translated from the coding sequence GTGGACAAGTCACCACACAGCGACCATAGACCAGACAGCCCAGATGGGCTCGATATCAATGACGCACCAACGCTCGGTAGCGAGGATGTCACGATTGATGGTCCAGCTTCACCGCCACCTGCTCAACCACCAGACATCCAATCACAACCAGACTCGAAACCCGAAGAAGATGATCTCTGGCAAGACGAACACGTCAGCGATGCGGAAGCCCAGCGGCTGCCCCCTGGAGCTCCGCGTCGCATTGGCCATTACCGCATTTTGCGTGTGATTGGCGCCGGCGGCATGGGCGCGGTTTATCTCGCAATGCAAGACAACCCTCGTCGCGCTGTCGCACTCAAAATTATTAAGGCTGGCGTAACCTCTCCAGATGCCCTGCGACGATTCCTTTGGGAATCACAGATTCTTGGTCGCCTTCGACATACTGGCATCGCTCAAATCTATGAGGCGGGACAACATGATGATGGCACTGGAAGTGTGCCCTACTTCGCAATGGAATTTGTGGCTGGCGCGCAGCCACTCACAAGCTACGCCGACAAAGAAGACCTTTCAATCAATGATCGTGTCACGCTGTTTATGAAGGCTTGCGATGCCATTCACTACGGACATCAAAAGGGAATCATTCACCGCGATCTGAAACCTGGGAATATTCTGGTTGATAATGCAGGCGACCTGAAGATCATTGACTTCGGGGTAGCACGCTCAACCGATGCTGATATTGCAACCACTACCATGCAAACCAATGTCGGGCAATTAGTCGGCACTGTTCAGTACATGTCACCAGAACAATGTGATGCGAATCCTGATGACATTGATGTGCGGAGTGATGTGTATGGCCTGGCAGTTGTGTTGTACCAATTGCTCACGGGCGAGCACCCCTACAAACTTCAGGGCGTACCAATCTTTGAGGCAACACGGATCATTTGCGAAGAACCGCCTATTCGACCTACCCAATTCGCTGAGACACTTCCAAGAGATCTTGAGACCATCGTCCTCAAGGCCATGGAAAAAGACCGAAACCGTCGCTACCAGTCTGCATTGGAACTTGAACAAGACTTAACACGCTACTTAGATCGAGAGCCCATTACTGCCAGGCCTCAATCAACGCTCTATAAATTTCGTTTATTCACCCGTCGCAATAAAGTGATTGTGGCTAGTGCAGCCGCGATCTTACTTGTGCTGATTGCCGGTATCGTCATTAGTGTCAGCTTTGCTGTTTCTGAAGCAGAGCAACGCAAGACTGCTGAAGCAAGCTTAAAACGTTCTAATAGTATTCAGCAGTTTCTCGGGAACTCACTCAAGGCTGGTGATCCTGATCGCGCAGGCACAACCGAAATCTCTGCCCAGAACCTCATTGACGACATGGCCGTACGCGCTGGAGATACTTTCAGAGATGATCCACAAACACTGGCTGAATTACGCGACTTGATCGGTGATGGATATTTAGCCCTTGGCAAATACAACCTTGCTCAACCACAATATGAAGACGCGGTTCGCATTCGTGAACAAGAGATAGGAGACGAGGGCCTCGCGATCGCTGGTTCATGGCGAAGATTGGCAGAGACCACACGCGCGATGGGGCACGCTGACCAAGCACTTGTCATCCATGAGCGAGCTCTTAAGCGAGCCTCTGAACTCATCAATCAGAGCGAAGAAACAAATGACATCAAACTGCTCTCCGAAGCGCTGTTGGCTCGGGGAGATATTCTCCAACAGATTTCTTATTGCTATCGCACGCTCGGCTCTTTTGACGCTGCACTCGAGGCCGCCCAAGAGAGCACCATGGACTTCGAGACACTTGAATCACTGCCAGGTGATCCCATTGCACAAATGAGCCCTTCGAGGCAAGATGATCTCCGTGAGTTCACGATCAATGCGGCAGTAGAGAGTGCCATTAGCTTACGCAAACTCCGGCGGAGTGAAGAGGCCATCGCCCAATACAAAAACGCGTATGCCAAACATGGCGCGTTATTCCCAGATCGTCCCTATCCTGGCAAAGCAATAATCCTTCAAAGCTGGGCTTTGGCATTACGTGATCTAAAGCAGTTTGACGCAGCCAGAGGCAAGCTCGATGAAGTCATCGACATTTATCTTAAAGCCGGCCTCGGAGGCCAACCTGCACCGCGATTAGGCAGCGCACGATCCACACTCTCATCGATTCTCTGGGGGCATGCTCAGAGCCTTGAATCACAAACACCAGAAATGATCCAACAGCGAAACCAACTTGTTCAAGATGCCGTGCAACAAGAACAAGAGGCTCTGTCCATTCGCATGGCTGTCTATGGAACAGAATCACCCAACCACAGGTTGATCGAAACATGCCATCGCAAACTCGCCATGTTCTACGAAGACCAACAGATGTGGGAAGATGCGCTTCGTGAAATGACAAAAATGCGAGATATATACGCAGCAACAATTAGTCCTGAAGATACCAATTACTGGTATAAGGCATGGGCTGAAAGCCGAATGGGAGAAGTACTTCTCGAACTAGAGCAGTATGAACAAGCAGAACCACTCTTACTCGGAAGCTACACCGTACTCAAGGCAACGACAGATGTGGATCAAGAAGAGATAGACAGAGCCTTAAGACGCATCATCGATATGTACGAACGACGCGGCAATGAAACTTCAGCAGCGCACTATCAACGAATGTTGAACACTACAAATTGA
- a CDS encoding dockerin type I repeat-containing protein — protein MATSPIKLFRGHQILSTLAVGLLLSSAALGQEASWGEDKDDDAGSGPETAQRTRGSGKTEKVSGFLSSVSSFRSMSQDQEDLFIIWIANPESFKASLRTVDNGSASFDSSLYLFTTDSADVHELSQFTEVFGLLGVQDVDLLGAFLPGAATDTTGAMITEPGYYMLAVSSATRYPAVMLTGLPLPVFDFFVPNEVSGPDGDGGMSGFTEGEGVWEGTPAAGFYDIAVDGVGFAFPLRTPENDVWPTNAYVDEGVWPIYTVMASTESQADVTCTSPDGDGRVLYEDLWWSYQPLEPGIVGVSTCDSVDFDSAIAVYELMGLCIGDINSDGSVDVDDFSVLLTQWGSSGPEADLDGDGMVDTTDFSIFLVYFGLCEPDLELVACQDNAPGCTNGTSKVSFSTDGTETFVIRIGGAEAGDRGRGTFRVGYE, from the coding sequence ATGGCTACTTCACCAATCAAACTTTTTCGGGGCCATCAGATTTTGTCGACGTTGGCAGTCGGTCTTCTTTTATCTTCTGCTGCTCTGGGGCAAGAGGCGAGTTGGGGCGAAGACAAAGACGACGATGCTGGCAGTGGCCCTGAAACGGCCCAAAGAACCAGAGGCAGCGGTAAGACCGAAAAAGTAAGCGGCTTTCTGAGTAGTGTCAGTTCGTTCCGTTCAATGTCGCAAGACCAGGAAGATCTATTCATCATCTGGATTGCAAACCCCGAGTCTTTTAAAGCATCATTGCGAACCGTCGATAATGGCAGCGCCTCTTTTGACTCATCGCTTTATTTGTTTACCACAGATTCGGCTGACGTCCACGAGCTTAGCCAGTTTACAGAAGTATTCGGACTTCTCGGTGTTCAAGATGTTGATCTGCTCGGTGCTTTTCTGCCTGGAGCGGCAACAGATACCACTGGTGCCATGATTACCGAGCCTGGTTATTACATGCTTGCAGTCAGTAGTGCCACACGGTATCCCGCAGTCATGCTGACCGGACTGCCTTTGCCTGTGTTTGACTTTTTTGTTCCCAATGAAGTGTCCGGTCCAGATGGAGATGGCGGGATGAGCGGATTTACTGAAGGAGAGGGTGTTTGGGAGGGAACGCCCGCTGCTGGCTTCTATGATATTGCAGTTGACGGTGTTGGCTTTGCATTCCCACTTCGAACACCGGAGAACGATGTCTGGCCAACGAATGCCTATGTCGACGAAGGTGTCTGGCCCATTTATACGGTCATGGCTTCAACTGAATCGCAGGCTGATGTGACATGCACTTCTCCGGATGGAGACGGTCGCGTTTTGTATGAAGACCTTTGGTGGTCATACCAACCTTTAGAACCCGGCATTGTGGGCGTTTCAACCTGCGATAGCGTGGACTTTGATTCAGCTATCGCTGTTTATGAGTTGATGGGACTTTGCATCGGCGACATCAATAGTGATGGATCGGTTGATGTTGACGATTTTTCAGTGTTGCTGACTCAGTGGGGTTCAAGTGGTCCCGAGGCAGACCTTGATGGTGACGGAATGGTTGACACCACAGATTTCAGCATCTTTTTGGTCTACTTTGGACTCTGTGAGCCGGATCTTGAGCTTGTGGCCTGCCAAGATAACGCGCCCGGCTGTACGAATGGAACATCCAAAGTTTCATTTAGTACAGATGGTACAGAGACCTTTGTGATCCGCATTGGTGGCGCTGAAGCGGGCGATCGAGGGCGTGGTACCTTCCGTGTCGGCTATGAGTAG
- the tsaD gene encoding tRNA (adenosine(37)-N6)-threonylcarbamoyltransferase complex transferase subunit TsaD, translated as MPCPNLILGFETSCDETAIAVVRNGNEVLSSVVFSQHEVHAPFAGVVPELASRAHLERIVPVLEQALDRAHCQLNQIDALAVGNRPGLIGSLLVGVSAAKTLAWTLNRPLIGVDHILAHLWAPCLENQPLDFPALGLVVSGGHTTLMSLTDPLTTNILGQTRDDAIGEAFDKAATMLGLPYPGGPSLEKAAKNGHDQAVKFPIARLSPTSLDFSFSGLKTALLYEVRGQPPWPKDKREEPDPACCPDRAASFQKAAVDAVLLKVDRALTQWHQLTDMTGPRSLLVGGGVSANQTLREGLKSLAQKHSIALRLANSEYCVDNAAMIAGLADVYLKAGRIDDLSLSASAQRQQAQPLKETREPS; from the coding sequence ATGCCTTGCCCCAATCTCATTCTCGGTTTTGAGACGAGCTGTGATGAAACAGCCATCGCAGTCGTTCGCAATGGTAACGAAGTGCTTTCAAGCGTCGTGTTTTCTCAGCATGAGGTCCACGCGCCATTTGCAGGGGTCGTTCCAGAGCTGGCCAGCCGGGCTCATCTTGAACGCATTGTGCCAGTGTTAGAACAAGCCCTTGATCGGGCTCACTGCCAGCTCAATCAGATCGATGCCCTGGCTGTCGGCAATCGGCCCGGCCTCATCGGCTCACTTCTCGTTGGCGTGAGCGCCGCAAAAACACTGGCATGGACGCTCAACCGCCCATTGATCGGCGTCGATCACATTCTGGCGCACCTCTGGGCTCCATGCTTAGAGAACCAACCATTGGATTTTCCCGCTCTTGGTTTGGTCGTCAGTGGCGGGCACACCACGCTCATGTCACTCACTGATCCATTAACCACGAACATTCTTGGACAAACACGCGACGACGCCATTGGCGAAGCATTTGATAAAGCGGCCACCATGCTCGGACTCCCTTATCCCGGCGGACCCTCGCTAGAAAAGGCGGCAAAGAACGGCCATGATCAGGCTGTGAAATTTCCCATCGCCAGACTTTCCCCAACGAGTCTTGACTTTTCTTTTAGTGGCCTTAAGACAGCGCTACTCTATGAAGTTCGAGGGCAACCACCCTGGCCTAAAGACAAACGAGAAGAGCCCGACCCAGCTTGTTGCCCAGATCGAGCTGCTTCATTTCAGAAAGCGGCCGTCGATGCCGTCCTCTTAAAAGTAGACCGCGCATTAACACAATGGCATCAACTGACAGACATGACTGGTCCACGTAGTTTATTGGTTGGCGGCGGCGTCAGCGCCAATCAGACCTTGCGAGAAGGTCTCAAATCACTCGCTCAAAAGCACAGTATTGCGCTCCGCCTGGCAAATAGTGAATACTGTGTCGACAATGCAGCAATGATTGCAGGCCTAGCTGATGTTTATCTTAAGGCTGGGCGAATCGATGATCTATCACTCTCTGCCTCAGCTCAACGCCAACAAGCCCAACCCTTAAAAGAAACGCGAGAGCCATCATGA
- the hflX gene encoding GTPase HflX yields MSQTNREQLKVVSERAVLAGVNLPGCFIDSVDRFAELRALTETAGASIVGEILQRMRRPRGATFFGKGKVAELSDLCEMTNATLVIFDHDLTPAQIRNLEQDTNCKIIDRSELILDIFANRASTAMAKLQVEIAQLEYTYPRLRAMWDHLGQVTGGSPVGIGTRGPGEQQIEIDRRLVKRRLSQLRDELVEIQGRKSREVSQRNTDHFTVGLVGYTNAGKSTLFNKATTGGAFSHDKLFATLATRIERWDLGGGNHVMLSDTVGFIRDLPHRLVASFRSTLEETVHSQLLLIMLDASDRNAPMQLQTVGKTLNEIGAADQPRILVLNKLDLVRDQTVLEQLRAMAKDRMVEVFEVSAVTGQGIDALKARVLTEMKGELREIALEVPLVDSRTVNFLERRTEVLERDYETSTVVMRVRIGKRQMDQVLALCHQLRIDGQEPHQLVRKLWPHIGEIDDEKNSGFTQGFKPLQ; encoded by the coding sequence ATGTCGCAGACCAATCGAGAGCAATTGAAGGTTGTTTCAGAACGAGCTGTACTCGCAGGGGTCAACCTTCCTGGCTGCTTCATTGATTCCGTCGATCGTTTTGCAGAGCTTCGTGCTTTGACCGAAACCGCCGGTGCATCGATCGTTGGTGAGATTTTGCAACGGATGCGACGCCCGCGTGGGGCGACGTTTTTTGGAAAAGGCAAAGTGGCGGAGCTGTCAGATCTCTGTGAAATGACCAATGCAACGCTCGTCATCTTTGATCATGATTTGACACCAGCTCAGATTCGTAACCTTGAGCAGGATACCAATTGTAAGATCATTGATCGTAGTGAATTGATTCTTGATATCTTTGCTAATCGTGCTTCGACAGCCATGGCCAAACTTCAAGTTGAGATTGCTCAGCTTGAATACACCTATCCGCGGCTTCGAGCCATGTGGGATCACCTTGGTCAAGTGACTGGCGGTTCTCCAGTCGGTATTGGAACTCGGGGGCCAGGTGAGCAACAGATTGAAATTGATCGTCGACTCGTTAAACGAAGATTGTCTCAACTGCGTGATGAGCTCGTAGAGATTCAGGGGCGTAAAAGCCGTGAAGTTTCCCAGCGAAACACAGATCACTTTACTGTTGGTCTTGTGGGCTATACCAATGCAGGTAAGTCAACACTTTTTAATAAAGCGACAACTGGCGGCGCTTTTTCGCATGACAAGCTCTTTGCGACCCTCGCCACACGCATTGAACGCTGGGATCTTGGTGGTGGGAATCACGTCATGTTATCGGATACCGTGGGGTTCATTCGGGATCTTCCGCACCGGCTCGTAGCTTCTTTTCGCTCTACATTGGAAGAAACTGTTCACAGTCAACTGCTTTTGATCATGCTTGATGCGTCAGATCGCAACGCGCCGATGCAACTGCAAACAGTGGGGAAGACACTTAATGAAATTGGAGCAGCAGATCAGCCTCGGATTCTCGTGCTCAATAAACTTGATCTGGTTCGGGATCAAACGGTTCTTGAACAATTACGGGCGATGGCCAAGGATCGGATGGTTGAGGTCTTTGAAGTGAGCGCTGTGACTGGACAGGGGATTGACGCGCTCAAAGCCCGCGTGCTTACTGAGATGAAAGGTGAATTGCGAGAGATTGCACTAGAAGTGCCATTGGTGGACTCTCGGACAGTAAATTTTCTTGAACGGCGTACTGAAGTGCTCGAACGGGACTATGAGACATCAACTGTGGTGATGCGCGTACGCATTGGAAAACGCCAGATGGATCAGGTGTTAGCACTCTGTCATCAGTTAAGAATTGATGGGCAGGAGCCGCATCAGTTGGTTCGTAAACTCTGGCCGCACATCGGCGAAATAGACGATGAAAAAAACTCAGGATTTACTCAAGGCTTTAAGCCATTGCAGTGA
- a CDS encoding aminopeptidase, translating into MRDSRQRELAELLINHSTRIQPGEHVLIEMFDAPYEMAIELVEATRRAGGHPHIELRSQPVMRALQWDADEDNLKVWADCDLYRMKKMAAYIGLRGASNVSEECDVPDESRKAMAEIYRTPVHLEQRVKKTKWCVLRWPTSSMAQLANMSTEAFEKFYFDVCCLDYGLMMESGRVLAERMTAADQVHIKGPGDTDITFSIKDIPAIECCGEHNIPDGECFTAPVRDSINGIMHYNTPTVYYGQTFENVRFEFAQGKIVNASCDGDADALNSILDSDEGARYVGEFAIGFNPHILEPMKDILFDEKIAGSLHFTPGAAYEEADNGNRSQVHWDLVLIQRPEYGGGEIYFDGELIRRDGLFVTEELAALNPEELLAATAS; encoded by the coding sequence ATGCGCGATTCAAGACAACGTGAGCTTGCAGAGCTCTTAATCAATCATTCAACCAGAATTCAACCAGGTGAACACGTGCTGATTGAGATGTTTGATGCGCCTTATGAGATGGCCATCGAACTCGTTGAGGCAACACGTCGTGCCGGTGGCCATCCGCACATTGAATTGCGTAGTCAGCCTGTCATGCGCGCCCTGCAATGGGATGCCGACGAGGATAATCTTAAGGTCTGGGCAGACTGTGATCTCTATCGAATGAAGAAGATGGCGGCCTACATAGGGCTTCGTGGGGCAAGTAATGTCAGTGAAGAGTGCGATGTTCCAGATGAGAGTCGCAAAGCGATGGCCGAGATCTATCGCACGCCCGTTCATCTCGAACAACGTGTAAAAAAGACAAAATGGTGCGTTCTTCGTTGGCCAACTTCGAGCATGGCTCAACTGGCAAACATGAGTACAGAAGCATTTGAGAAGTTCTATTTTGATGTGTGCTGCCTGGACTATGGCCTCATGATGGAATCGGGTCGAGTGCTCGCAGAACGCATGACGGCCGCAGATCAGGTGCATATCAAAGGGCCAGGAGATACAGATATCACCTTCTCAATAAAAGATATTCCCGCTATTGAATGCTGTGGTGAGCACAATATTCCTGACGGAGAGTGTTTTACGGCACCTGTTCGTGACAGCATCAATGGCATCATGCACTACAACACACCTACGGTGTATTACGGCCAAACATTTGAGAACGTACGTTTTGAGTTTGCTCAAGGAAAAATTGTGAATGCATCTTGTGATGGGGATGCGGACGCGCTTAATTCCATTCTCGATTCAGATGAGGGAGCTCGTTATGTCGGTGAGTTCGCCATTGGGTTCAACCCTCACATTCTCGAGCCAATGAAAGATATTCTCTTCGATGAGAAGATTGCCGGATCACTTCACTTTACGCCAGGGGCCGCCTATGAAGAGGCAGATAACGGTAACCGCTCTCAGGTGCACTGGGACCTCGTCTTGATCCAGCGGCCCGAATATGGCGGCGGAGAGATTTACTTTGACGGGGAGCTCATTCGTCGTGATGGTCTGTTTGTGACCGAAGAATTGGCTGCACTCAATCCTGAGGAACTTCTTGCCGCGACAGCCTCTTAG
- a CDS encoding M20 family metallopeptidase has protein sequence MQYNTAMTTMTNTTSQINDEIERLLPELIEFRHDLHAHPELGFEEHRTSQCVQEALRSENIEFQSGLAGGTGVLGHLAGSAKNAIAFRADMDALPITETPGKPYCSKTNGKMHACGHDGHTTILIGTARVLAAISKQHPLPRPVTFCFQPAEEGGGGGLKMVEDGCLDGSQIGPPVSEIFGLHGWPGLQVGHVGSKPGPMLAATTVFDIEISGTGSHAASPHLGTDPLLTGTSLVQALQRVVSRNVDPVKPLVLSVTQIHAGTTHNIIPDVCTLQGTIRSLDSDLMKEAKSQVEKITELHAKSHNCKAAIGWTMEYPVTINDSALVDLFHEQARATLGEQHVCPISDPIMGGEDFAYYGQVVPACFFALGLLKHDQESMPTLHQCNFDFNDDAIATGIAMFCNLALRPQDD, from the coding sequence ATGCAATACAATACTGCCATGACCACAATGACCAATACAACCAGCCAAATCAACGATGAAATTGAGCGACTGCTTCCGGAGCTCATCGAATTTCGACACGATCTCCATGCGCATCCTGAGCTGGGCTTTGAAGAGCACCGCACAAGTCAATGTGTTCAAGAAGCGCTCCGATCAGAAAACATTGAATTCCAATCAGGTCTTGCCGGCGGAACTGGTGTTCTCGGTCATCTCGCTGGCAGCGCTAAAAATGCGATCGCCTTCCGAGCTGATATGGATGCATTGCCAATAACGGAGACGCCAGGAAAACCGTACTGCTCAAAAACAAATGGAAAAATGCATGCCTGTGGACATGACGGGCATACGACGATTCTCATCGGGACCGCTCGGGTGCTTGCAGCGATCAGCAAGCAACACCCCCTCCCACGACCCGTCACATTCTGTTTTCAGCCCGCCGAGGAAGGTGGCGGCGGCGGGCTCAAAATGGTTGAGGATGGCTGTCTGGATGGAAGCCAGATCGGTCCACCTGTGTCAGAAATATTTGGCTTGCATGGCTGGCCTGGTCTGCAAGTAGGACACGTCGGCAGTAAGCCTGGGCCGATGTTAGCTGCAACGACCGTGTTTGATATCGAGATCTCTGGCACTGGCTCACATGCGGCCTCACCGCATCTTGGAACTGACCCATTACTCACCGGAACTTCACTTGTGCAAGCGCTGCAGCGCGTCGTTTCACGCAATGTTGATCCAGTCAAACCTTTAGTACTTTCGGTCACCCAGATTCATGCTGGCACCACGCATAACATCATTCCAGATGTTTGCACGCTACAGGGGACTATTCGAAGCCTGGACAGCGATCTTATGAAAGAGGCCAAGTCTCAGGTCGAGAAAATCACAGAGCTCCATGCCAAGTCGCATAACTGCAAGGCAGCGATCGGTTGGACAATGGAATACCCGGTGACCATAAATGATTCCGCCCTTGTCGATTTGTTCCATGAGCAAGCGCGGGCCACTCTGGGTGAGCAGCATGTTTGCCCAATCAGTGATCCAATCATGGGAGGCGAAGACTTTGCCTATTATGGACAAGTTGTACCCGCATGCTTCTTTGCTTTAGGCCTTCTAAAGCATGATCAGGAATCCATGCCAACATTACATCAATGTAACTTTGACTTTAATGACGATGCCATAGCAACTGGAATTGCAATGTTCTGTAATCTTGCATTGAGACCTCAAGACGACTGA